In Sorghum bicolor cultivar BTx623 chromosome 10, Sorghum_bicolor_NCBIv3, whole genome shotgun sequence, one genomic interval encodes:
- the LOC8058404 gene encoding protein S-acyltransferase 24, which yields MASEIEVLEDTTTSSTSLVAAAAAAAAPSAAEGAGAPAEDESLKNDVYTAAAYGDLEKLQRLVEGEGRPVTEPDGGGYHALQWAALNNRVAAAQYILEHGADINAVDHTGQTALHWSAVRGHIQVAELLLKEGAKVDAADLYGYQATHVAAQYGQTAFIYHIVAKWNADPDIPDNDGRSPLHWAAYKGFADSIRLLLFLDAYRGRQDKEGCTPLHWAAIRGNLEACTVLVQVGKKDDLMVKDKTGLTPAQLAADKNHRQVAFFLDNARRVHDRGCGANTRFGKLSKLGLAPLLWCTIIGMLIIYMHSVISGQYATTMTAPFGMFAWSGVFLATAGLVMFYKCSRKDPGYININTRGSQNQRDDEPLLKMELENPALLSGNWSQLCITCKIVRPVRSKHCSTCDRCVEQFDHHCPWVSNCIGKKNKWEFFMFLTLEVFAMIITGSAAIIRIVRDPDSPSSFGAWIHYSAFQHPGVVSFLALDCFLFFGVAVLTVVQASQIARNITTNEMANSMRYAYLRGPGGRFRNPYDHGIRKNCSDFLFNGYNEDTERLDQALHTDEEMGMIQMTSAVSQNGDNHLHHANGTDHSCADSQANSKPHSQVGSSQCCDHSKKTDRTPLGLGLGLGRNSASRQYVRSLIPL from the exons ATGGCGTCGGAGATCGAGGTGCTCGAggacaccaccacctcctcgacCTCCCTcgtcgcggccgcggccgcggccgcggcccctTCCGCCGCGGAGGGCGCGGGGGCGCCGGCGGAGGACGAGTCGCTGAAAAACGACGTGTACACCGCGGCGGCGTACGGCGATCTGGAGAAGCTGCAGCGGCTGGTGGAGGGGGAGGGCCGCCCGGTCACCGAGCCCGACGGCGGGGGCTACCACGCGCTCCAGTGGGCCGCGCTCAACAaccgcgtcgccgccgcgcaGTACATCCTCGAG CATGGAGCAGACATAAATGCTGTGGATCACACTGGACAAACAGCACTTCACTGGAGTGCTGTACGTGGTCATATTCAAGTTGCTGAACTACTTCTGAAAGAAGGAGCTAAGGTGGATGCTGCTGATTTATATGGGTATCAG GCGACACATGTTGCAGCACAGTATGGTCAGACTGCATTCATTTACCACATTGTTGCGAAATGGAATGCTGATCCAGATATCCCTGATAATGATGGAAGGAGCCCTTTACACTG GGCTGCTTATAAGGGATTTGCAGACTCCATACGGCTTCTTTTGTTTTTGGATGCTTATAGGGGACGGCAAGACAAAGAAG GTTGTACTCCTTTACATTGGGCTGCTATTCGGGGGAACCTTGAGGCATGCACTGTCTTAGTTCAGGTTGGCAAAAAGGATGATTTGATGGTGAAAGACAAAACTGGCTTAACTCCAGCACAGCTTGCTGCCGATAAGAATCATCGGCAAGTTGCATTTTTCCTC GACAATGCTAGGAGGGTACACGACAGAGGATGTGGTGCAAACACCAGATTTGGGAAATTGTCAAAATTAGGGCTTGCTCCTCTTCTTTGGTGCACCATTATTGGCATGCTTATTATTTACATGCACTCTGTTATATCAG GACAATATGCCACAACTATGACAGCACCATTTGGGATGTTCGCATGGTCAGGAGTTTTTCTTGCAACAGCTGGCTTGGTCATGTTCTATAAATGTAGCAG GAAAGATCCAGGTTAcatcaacataaatacaaggggctCACAAAATCAAAGGGACGAT GAACCGTTGCTGAAGATGGAGTTAGAAAATCCTGCACTTCTTTCTGGCAACTGGTCACAACTTTGTATAACCTGCAAA ATAGTCAGACCTGTTCGTTCAAAACATTGTTCTACATGTGATCGTTGTGTGGAGCAGTTTGACCACCACTGCCCTTGGGTATCTAATTGCATAGGAAAG AAGAACAAATGGGAATTCTTCATGTTCCTCACTCTAGAAGTTTTTGCAATGATCATTACCGGCTCTGCTGCCATTATAA GAATTGTAAGGGATCCAGATTCTCCATCATCCTTTGGTGCTTGGATTCATTATTCTGCGTTCCAGCATCCTGGGGTGGTTTCATTTCTCGCACTGGATTGTTTCCTTTTCTTTGGTGTTGCAGTGCTTACAGTTGTTCAAGCATCACag ATTGCAAGGAACATTACAACAAATGAGATGGCAAATTCCATGAGATATGCATATCTCAGAGGCCCAGGTGGCAGATTCAGGAACCCATATGATCATGGGATTCGCAAAAACTGCTCTGACTTCTTGTTCAATGGATACAATGAGGACACTGAACGGCTAGACCAGGCATTGCACACTGATGAGGAAATGGGAATGATACAGATGACAAGTGCAGTTTCACAGAATGGTGACAATCATTTACATCATGCTAATGGCACCGACCATAGTTGCGCTGATTCACAAGCAAACTCAAAACCTCATAGCCAAGTGGGTTCATCTCAGTGTTGTGATCACAGTAAGAAGACTGATAGGACACCGTTGGGCCTAGGATTGGGCCTTGGGCGAAACAGTGCGTCCCGGCAGTATGTTCGGTCTCTTATCCCATTGTGA